The Nicotiana tomentosiformis chromosome 2, ASM39032v3, whole genome shotgun sequence genome includes the window ATAGCAGTCACCTTTCGATATACTTGTCCATTACTGTTTGCTATTTTGTCTTAGTCACTAAACCAATTGACCATGTCTTTCTCTACATTTTCTTCTTCTCTCACCATTTTTatgttcctcttcttcttcctcattttaACTTCCTCCAATTCTTTGCTCAACTCCCTATCCATCAATGCCACCCTCCGGCGACAGCCTCGAAAACTCACCGTTAATTACTATGCCAAGACTTGTCCTAAAGTTGAAATTCTCGTTGGCTCAGTAACCTCCCAGATGTTCAAAGATGCCCCTGCCTCTGGCCCTGCCACCATTCGCCTCTTCTTCCATGATTGCTTTGTTGAAGTAAGTCACAATTCTAAGTGTAGgcgaattcaaaatttaaatttgatgACTTCGTTGTACTCTTGAAATTATGTTTTCGCATATATTTATGTTCTATTTCAAAAATACTTGAACTCACTAAACAAGGCTCCATCCGCCTCTGATTATTTATCTCTAAGATACTAGCTTATCCACCGTATGAATTCTCTGTGTGCTACATTTTTTGGCTTGTGAATTGTTTTTCATTATGTTTATGTAATTAAATGCAGGGGTGTGATGGGTCAATATTGATATCAAGTAAACCAGGAAGCAAAGAATTAGCAGAGAAAGATGCAGAAGATAATAAGGATTTAGCTAAGGAGGCATTTGAGGGCATAAACAAAGCCAAAGCTGTGGTGGAAAGCAAGTGTCCAGGTGTTGTTTCCTGTGCAGACATTCTTGCCATTGCTACCAGAGATTTTGTCCACTTAGTAAGTAAATCAAATACTACAGAAATTAGTCTACTAATTTTAAATGGTACCATGTACTTTACTTTTTATTTTCCCTTTTTTCCGTTTTTGGTTTTCCATGGGCATGTAGCTCCATTATAATGCTAATAATGGTCCTCATctaaaaaattttttttttaaaaaaaagagtattcttGTGCGACTGTTTTTGGGTTTCAGTCCGTCAGCATTCTTTTTGATGTCAGCAGCAGTTTAAATACCAGAAGATTAATACAGAGTAGGGTTTTATTGATTAGCATTTCACAGGCAACTTCAGAATTCTCATTGGAATCAAAATTCGAAAGTCTGTGGCTAAAATTCATACAGTAAGTTCATCATTTTCCAAGATTAAAAAAGTGCATAAGTCCGTAGTGTAAATTAACTACTTTTTACCTCTTATCTAAAGTTAGAAAAAGTCTCGAATGAAAATACACGAGTGTCTTGAATTAAAATGATGTCAATATGTAAAAGTTGGTAGTTTTACTTTATTCTCCAATAGATGTACAGCTCTTAACTTATTCCTATTTTTCGCTTCAATAAAGCCTAGGCCCTGTTGCCCCGTACCTAATTTCGTACGTAAGGCACCACAAAATATGTCTGGATAAAAAGGAAAGAGTCATTTGGTCTGCTTCTTTTTCATCGAAATTGTCTCCTTCTCATATCATCTGCAGAAATCTAATGCATGATATCAAGATGTCTTATCCCTCTATCCAAATTTCCAAGAGAAGAATCAAACGGTTCTCGATTGATTAATATATAGGGAGCAATAGTCCAAAATCGTGCATTTTTTTGTGTACATataaaagctcaaaatagctgtCCAAATTTTGGCATGATATGAGAAGCAAAACAAAGGTCATATTTTCATCTATATATTGTATGTGGTTTCCGAAGATTTGAGTTTCTCCAAGCTAAGGTACCAAATTGCAATAAACATCGTTCATTTGATAGTAACGAGCTGATCAAATAGATATGGAAAGACAGAAGACATGTGAACAGCTACATATTTTAATGTAATTCCGTGGGCTCCAAAATGAATTCTTGGGATAATAACAAGCTTTTGACTTGTCTTTCTTCGAGAGCCACACTGCATGATTTGAAGAAGGGCCAGATCGTTAGAATTGTCCCACCAACTGTTGTCACCTTTTGCTCCACATTGACTATTGATGGGCCAAAAAACAGTAGACTACGGGAATGGAATCTTGGGAAGCTTAATCTCATGAAATTGGAAATTATGAAGTTCTATATACATTGTTACTTGTAAATTAGTTACACTAATATGTTGCAGTATGTGAAAGCGCACATACTGTCAGAATATATATTAAATCGATTTACTAAATTAAGTTTTATTATAGGTTGATGGCATCAAAACTTTGTATACTATCCGTGTAATGTAACATGTGTAATAGCACGCTTAGATATCGTCTCTAAAAAATTATTAACAAATgttaattataataatttatttataattactTTATATAAGTGATCTAGTTATATAAATTTATATGTTATAGCCTAATGTCATATAAATTTATATGCTTTGAATAGGTTGGAGGACCATATTATCAAGTGAAGAAAGGAAGATGGGACGGAAAAATATCAAAGGCATCAAGGGTGCATCAAAATCTTCCCCAATCAAACTCAACGGTGGATCAACTTTTGAAAATCTTTTCCTCAAAAGGACTCACACCAGAAGACCTTGTGGTCCTCTCCGGCGCGCACACCATTGGTTTTGCACATTGCAAACAATTTGTGAACAGACTCTATGACTACAAAGGGACCAAGAAACCTGACCCTTATATGGATCCTAGGCTTCTCAAGGCTCTCAAATTGTCTTGTCCACAATTTGGTGGCAATGTTGATATTGTAGCACCATTTGATGTGACAActcctttctcatttgataatgCTTATTATGGGAATTTGGAAGCTAAGTTGGGATTGCTGGCTTCTGATCAAGCTCTGTCTTTGGACCCTAGAACCAAGTCTTTTGTTCAAGATTTGGCAAAGGATAAGCATAATTTTTTCCAAGCTTTTGCTGCTGCTATGGAGAAAATGGGAAGTATTGGGGTGAAAAGGGGTAGAAAGCATGGGGAATTTAGAAAGGATTGCACTATGCATATGTGAGTCTTGGGTTGTTGGATCTAATTTCTCCTAattcttcatttttttcatttgatTGTTATTTCTTggtcctttttttcctttttattttgaaGGAATCTTGTACACATCTATGATAGTGACTAAAagcaaataaaaaaggaaaaacataATTTCTTTTGGCCTTAACGGGGGTTTTTATTTTCACTATTAACGGGTGATTGGAGTTATCTTTTTCAGCCTTCTGTAAATTAATGATGATTTTCTCTCCCTCCTTTATTTAGTTTTTTTTCCGTTAATAAATTCAGAATGGATTCCCCAACTTGATCCTTGGTATTAGTATGACAAAAGATTAGGTTAATTTTATGAACGATCGCTCAATTTTTACGTTATTGCATTAAAGTTGCTAGATCATATTTGGTCGCAGAAATCACTAAATTATTTTTGTAATTAAAGAACCACTCAtctatatttatactatattaaaagcacgaaggcatTTAGCGAAATGTTTTTACCATCGTAAGTTTATTCTATtttggataaaattgtaattaTAAACTCTAATAAATTTTTCCTATGGAATAAAACTAAAAGTTGCCGTTTATTTCCGTTTTTGTTGCATACGACTTTTAtttgtttaggtttaggtttCACTTTTAGTATAGAATTCTTTTACCAATAAATATTTACTTAGTTGTGTCTTTTCTTTGTTTAGATTTAGGATCCTTTGTCAAAATTTTCTTATGCTACAGATCTTTTATAACATCTTGATTTTCGTTTTAAATATTGTATGTAGTTTTATTTCGTTAACAAGTTTTATTTTCGTTTTAATTATTGTAGGTATCCTACAATTGATCATTGGAAGAAGCTCTTAAAATTTCGTGGATTTGGATACGGCAGTGACAACAGTCTCTAGAGGCAAAACTTATTTGTATTTGAGGTAAACCTATCTTTAGTGTGTTTTGGAAGTTAAGTAATAATTATGGTTCATGTATTCTTGACAGACAATATAAATTGAAAAGTTGttagttttgtattttttgtttacAATTTTTCATATATGATTATCAGTTTAATGACTTATTTATAGATTTAGTACAAGTTATTTAGATTTTAGATCATTTATTTCGGTAACAAAAAAATGTTAGACATTTTAACTCATAATATCAATTCAAGATCTTATTAATTCAAGATTATTTTGCCCTATGTTTTATAATTAAAACTGCTAATTGTTGTGCCAGCTCAAGTTGCTCATATTTTCTAAGAATTTGTTTTATTACCtcttttaattgattttattatagatATTACATGATCTAAAAATTGTGTTACTTATAAAGAATAACCATTAACAAGTGGCGTCCCAAATTTTGACGATTTGATCGGTTCAAGTAAACAATTCTCCTCATCTCATAAAAATAGTCATTATAGAACATTATGGTAATATTTTAGATTTTTCATTATAAAATTTTAAGAAATATTAATTTTAAGGTGTGGTGTGTGATTTTTCCGTCTCACTTACAATTTTAAATTTTGCTAAACAATAAAATTGCTTTGACACGAAAACAAACTTATTACGTTTTGAAAGTTATATGTCTTTGTTGAAGTTCGGCTacgatttttttttttccaatctTTGATCTTAAGAGACTGAAATTTTCTGAAATAGCAATTTACTTTAATTTACTTTCGGATAATTTAATTGTTTTACCTTTCTTTAATATTTATACTATTCGTGTATTCTTAAAAATTGTTTGTTCTCATGATGAAGATAGGAGTATAACGTCATAGTAGTCACTTTTGTTGTATAACCTAATAGGCGTAAAACTTATGGTTAATTAAAAAGTTGAcaaagttaaattatttgtaaataaaCTTTTATTTTGTATTATTAAGAAAAGCCAAAAATAAACTATACAGAGATAATGGACAGACTTGCAGCATGATATGGTGTTGTTTAACCCATGTAAACTAAGTACTATATATTGTGGCGCCAATGTATTAGGAGACAAATTTTCCTACTTTGTTCAATTTTTATTTAGCATTCAAGTATTTTTATTGAATCTTCTTTTGAatagaattttaaatattttgatcgaCTTTTACAATCTTACTGTCTTGTTGGTAATAAAATACTTGTGTACAGTTGATTTCAGGTATACTCGCAATGACAACTGAAATAGAATTGACAAACGAACGTGTTCCAAGT containing:
- the LOC104108241 gene encoding peroxidase 19, producing MSFSTFSSSLTIFMFLFFFLILTSSNSLLNSLSINATLRRQPRKLTVNYYAKTCPKVEILVGSVTSQMFKDAPASGPATIRLFFHDCFVEGCDGSILISSKPGSKELAEKDAEDNKDLAKEAFEGINKAKAVVESKCPGVVSCADILAIATRDFVHLVGGPYYQVKKGRWDGKISKASRVHQNLPQSNSTVDQLLKIFSSKGLTPEDLVVLSGAHTIGFAHCKQFVNRLYDYKGTKKPDPYMDPRLLKALKLSCPQFGGNVDIVAPFDVTTPFSFDNAYYGNLEAKLGLLASDQALSLDPRTKSFVQDLAKDKHNFFQAFAAAMEKMGSIGVKRGRKHGEFRKDCTMHM